DNA from Triticum aestivum cultivar Chinese Spring chromosome 7D, IWGSC CS RefSeq v2.1, whole genome shotgun sequence:
ACTTGATAAAAAAGGCTAACCATTAGGTTAGAATGTGATGTATCATTGAAGTACATAAGCTAAAAACCTGCCTCATTATTAGGAGATACTAAAGTACAACTAAAGCTGCAAAAATTAAATCTCACTACAGGTCAAGAACCAACACTTAATCAACTGATTTCGGCAAAAAAAAATCGTGCTATGGACAGTTAAAAAATAATCAACAACTAATCAGTCAAAAATCAAAAGCTGTTCCCACCTACAAAAAAAGAGCGCTTATAGGGAAAACATTAGGAATAAGTTCAAAAGTCCTGCATTTCCCAGGTCATAGGTCATGGTGGGACAACATAGGAACTTGACAAATTCATCTCTAAATAACCACCTCATAAAacaaagaaaagtaaaaaaaatgatAGCACATTGTCGCACCGGTAAAAACATTTTGCTTCTGCCACACCATTAAAAAGGGTTCTGGACATGAGGTAATAAACTAAAAAATGCTGGCACTAAAATCTCCATCACCCCCATCCTTATGGTTCTGCAGGCCTCAAAGCGTTGACAACGCATACTAGGTTGATATGTTCTTCATTGATCTCCCTAAAGTTAAACACAACAGCATCATTCACTTGGAGGTGGTTCTGGGCTACAAAAACACCCCAGGCTTGGTTGAAAACGATCCGTCCGTCACGGTCCGTGTGGTACGCAACCTGCATAACATCTCCCACACCCATGCAAAGGCCAAGAACACCTTCTGTGTCCAAGTTCAGTGGTTGAGCTACCTTCTTGGGGATTTTCTAAGTGATGTCCAcataaaaaaaaaaggaaaaaaggggaggGGAAATGTTAGAAAAAAGGAATATATGAAAAAAAAGTTAAAATTGCAAAAACAAAAAGCATATAAACAAAAAAAGTTCAGTATATAAAAGAATGAAAAGAGATATACCATCAGCTTGCCTGCAATGATCGTGGGCGTCAGACGATGCACAAAAGGTGGGCCAATGTATAAATGTTGGATAGTGAGTATGAGCTCCATCATTGCGTATTCACCATCCTCAAAGACAAAACCCCTGGTGTTCACAAACGCTAGTGCATCTTCAAGCCCGTGATCATCATTGAccacctcttcctcttcatcaactGCAACAACTTCTTCAGCAGCTCCTCCCTGTTCTTCAGCCTCGACTCCAGCCACATATGCCTTTGCTGTTCGTCCAGTCATGTCAAAAACAACTACATTGCCCTGCCCCACGTCGAAGTCATGCTTGAACTTGGCCCAATCATCACCTCCGATCAGTGTGGTTTTGTGTCCCCTGTACACATCAACAACGTACCTGCGACCGTCCGCCTTAAAGTTCAACCCAGAAATCTGGTTAAACCTATTCCTTGCAGTGCATGGGATGTTCTGttgacaaaaaaaaaacaaaaaaaaaattaaaaacatatCAAAAAATAGAAAATCCTTTTCATGTTACTAAAAGAGAAAAGCACAAAAAAATCaattgaaaaaagaaagaaaaagagaatacCGCTAAAGCTTCGTAGTCATCACGGATGACAATGCGAAAAGTCTGCTCAATGTCACTCTCACAATGCGAATGGCAGATTGCGCACACCATCCTACACATCAAATAAAAAAATAAGGAACACAAGCTGGCACAAAGCAGGATAATCATCAGAAGGAGATGTTTTCAGAGTAAGCAAAACTGAAGTAGCACAACAAAAGAAAAACATCACAGGGATATATCGACAGAGCAAAAAAGTAGAAAACTGAAAACTTAGAGAAGGCAAAATATAGAAGTCCTAAAGACTATCTGCAATGCCATATTGGAACACCTAAAAATGAGTATCAGGGTTTTCAGTTCAAAACTAGATTAGTCGTAAATCAAATGGACGACTGAAAAAAAAGGAATGAATATCTGATCAAACTCAATACTGGAGACTATCTGCCAAAACACAAAATGAGTAAATCAACTACACGACCAAAAACTCTCACAAAACTACGAAGAAACGACACACTGAAAATGTGCACATGACTGAAAATGACACCTAACAGTGAAACTACTGACGAAACTAAAAAAAATGACACCTAACAGTGAAACTACTGACGAAACTGAATAAAATGGCACTTTGTTTTGTGAAATAATAAAATGGCACATAACAATGAAACTATTGAAACTGAAGCAGCAAAATCCTCATGTGAGCAGAACTTAGTCTTGAAGAAATAAG
Protein-coding regions in this window:
- the LOC123165748 gene encoding uncharacterized protein, whose product is MVCAICHSHCESDIEQTFRIVIRDDYEALANIPCTARNRFNQISGLNFKADGRRYVVDVYRGHKTTLIGGDDWAKFKHDFDVGQGNVVVFDMTGRTAKAYVAGVEAEEQGGAAEEVVAVDEEEEVVNDDHGLEDALAFVNTRGFVFEDGEYAMMELILTIQHLYIGPPFVHRLTPTIIAGKLMKIPKKVAQPLNLDTEGVLGLCMGVGDVMQVAYHTDRDGRIVFNQAWGVFVAQNHLQVNDAVVFNFREINEEHINLVCVVNALRPAEP